One Spirochaetales bacterium genomic region harbors:
- a CDS encoding Ig-like domain repeat protein, with protein sequence MNRFYLSLFFIIIAMFFITSCELFEPGLGDKVDINPPFLFVSSHSNGEYVSGIVTLSGNFEEDKETSRVQVSVDGGVTFIDAALNNKKKTWSCEVDTTAYLDGEKDVVFIITDSSGKTTQKNILLYFDNTPPLIVVNVPLVYGGDASYYGTVAIKGEAADTFGIKNITITLQDLTQEVADGRNSWSYYFDSISYVPAQGSYSFSITAEDNAGNTSTDFYHYADVKTANSGDAMSIEDLFKIYSGEVSNPTMEDFLANEGKTSISYNFDQDLDKPTIEIYNPSEDSIPEENVVSGNARLSGKIIDENGVKAGSTEIYIIKDGESVPEVDWEGADETNPGTESVSWSYILDGLADGQYSLRVRAEDENGNQRTTDPAVGFIVDSGAPTITVEQPTQGAYINGNFTISGTAVDLQGIEQVEVSLDDGDTYELATLIGDDWSYNVTDPDEGSILIKVKATEDTIEKKKAYYNLQVIVDRTLPEITFLNPQYSSTVNGLVLIKGVSSDNTQITDVKLRIGESPSQLTMTNKYNWEYEIDSQSYADDEYAEEEPGSPGVWRLYVTAQVTDKAGNVRTKDDYYFLIDNDMDKPNVTILSPQEGANIGGSTLVTGTAFDDDSLYGVYMSIDLDNDGFFTHQYDLNGDLDTGYLDGTIVDLPIGNTGDRFEDETKWYPVEDGIITWKQTLNSDGELYHVTGGHNGDITVRVVAVDTKDGGISPSVKGNARVLSFRFDDTIPGFESLNHSSGSYVKGEFHLTGRVTDDTRVDKLDISYDGGLSWSSVATPYLATYDFDITVDTETINSGEFDDSSGILYLRLRAEDNTGFRKLQLIDFNVDNSYPENTAYTGASSDIHGSSVYALMQGEAEDSGAVSGIKEIHVYFIRGGLVFNPKVYDSSTAIGTFDFGDGNGNVPYTSNTTYKIVIDDKNEFGNDTGPNGDNDGYPESLSLSGSTMNWWATFTSANIPDGEIDIHYVIFDNALNGTHYSFTGCIKNYKPQINGITVGSDVDFSNTVDGDEQSTYNNTIYSSGNRFKARNRFYLEIDAEDTGGTIPGIADYEFFHETTSLQSGSSPVLDISLSSYSDQDTYFTCMITDNDDIEVTTMTVWVTFDKDDEEDPVIVIDDLDTDDDGDPSEHIVDGHIELPGNSVYDNSPQDADVSGTILMTGSASDNHRISTISLTLDGTGSGLVIAEWVGNMLQPADLDIDGFRDDENFKILTQSLTASDGHEITWSYTWDTTTVTNAAGPDIRATFAVNDPYANSSNSYCDYDVVPYISSISNASGYGLSIDVLRSSTGKYSIDYDLNSNPSNYFIVSGYNLGGPNNVRISSAPITSPSGLDITGNITGTPTQTQLRIRKQITRSGYLTVFINGVPTLNNMNADTDNNLESEVNMPRTTQWKDDRYLHVWDTTEVMSSVGNQTFYYPDMYMAGDQPIFSYCNDNNGYTYITTGDSASTSLVGRWFERQTAIARNSDNTYYIVSSEDAFSGNAIGYLQLNYNNKQGGARIDDSYAGVNGVIELAGSDWDGTVNGGSGDSRQLNRFKYPNIIVEGTDSATQVYISYYDSHPAREQIQFFSFQTTGDTSDNLNEPTRDYRIASNGNLAIPGTSGNSSAYTAMTKIGGDIAIAYYDQTASNLKIRYSSNHTSGNLSNSGATWTQLVVDSTPFCGSYVSVTNDGTYVYLAYYDGGNANLKFARITWATKAVAVYTIDAYLAVGTWTDITVIDGIAFLSYYSDSYNGTKYPLRVAYPTTSMASLDHGVLGGGTSEAYSGNWEIMAIPAFTPPKGGMEQFNHTNIDEYTNNGLDLPVVGWLSNHIEYSKLMPNN encoded by the coding sequence ATGAATAGATTTTACCTTTCTCTTTTTTTTATTATTATCGCTATGTTTTTCATCACCTCATGCGAGCTTTTCGAACCGGGGCTTGGCGACAAGGTGGATATCAATCCGCCTTTTCTGTTCGTCTCCAGCCACTCAAACGGTGAGTATGTCAGCGGAATCGTCACATTGAGCGGAAACTTCGAGGAAGACAAAGAAACCTCGCGTGTTCAGGTTTCCGTTGACGGGGGCGTGACGTTTATCGATGCCGCGCTCAACAATAAAAAGAAAACGTGGAGCTGTGAGGTCGATACGACCGCATATCTCGATGGTGAAAAGGATGTCGTTTTCATTATCACCGACTCATCGGGAAAAACCACGCAAAAGAACATACTTCTCTATTTCGACAACACGCCGCCTTTAATCGTGGTCAATGTTCCGCTTGTTTACGGCGGAGACGCCTCCTACTACGGAACGGTTGCAATTAAAGGGGAGGCGGCTGATACCTTTGGCATTAAAAACATCACGATCACCCTGCAGGATTTGACCCAGGAGGTCGCGGACGGAAGAAACAGCTGGTCGTATTATTTTGACAGCATTTCATATGTTCCCGCGCAGGGAAGTTATTCGTTTTCGATCACCGCAGAAGACAATGCGGGTAATACCTCGACTGATTTTTATCATTATGCCGATGTCAAGACGGCAAACAGCGGGGATGCGATGTCGATCGAAGACCTTTTCAAGATATATTCGGGCGAAGTATCGAATCCGACGATGGAGGATTTCCTCGCTAACGAAGGCAAGACCTCCATATCGTATAATTTCGATCAGGATCTCGATAAACCTACGATAGAAATATATAACCCGTCGGAAGACTCGATTCCGGAAGAAAACGTCGTGTCGGGTAACGCGAGATTAAGCGGTAAAATCATCGATGAAAACGGGGTAAAGGCTGGATCGACTGAAATCTACATCATCAAAGACGGTGAATCCGTTCCCGAGGTCGATTGGGAAGGGGCCGATGAAACGAATCCGGGAACCGAATCGGTAAGCTGGAGTTATATTCTGGACGGCCTCGCCGACGGCCAGTACTCACTGCGCGTGCGGGCGGAAGATGAAAACGGCAATCAGCGGACGACCGACCCCGCGGTCGGTTTTATCGTCGATTCCGGGGCCCCGACGATTACGGTGGAGCAGCCGACACAGGGCGCCTATATCAACGGTAACTTCACAATTTCCGGGACAGCGGTCGATCTTCAGGGGATCGAGCAAGTCGAGGTCAGTCTCGACGACGGCGATACCTACGAACTCGCTACCCTCATCGGGGATGACTGGAGTTATAACGTGACCGATCCCGATGAAGGATCCATACTCATCAAGGTCAAGGCGACCGAGGATACGATCGAAAAGAAAAAGGCATATTACAATCTCCAGGTAATCGTGGATAGAACCCTGCCCGAAATCACCTTCCTCAATCCGCAGTATTCGAGTACGGTCAACGGGCTTGTTCTGATCAAGGGGGTTTCGTCCGACAACACCCAGATCACGGACGTAAAACTCCGGATTGGAGAAAGCCCCAGCCAGCTTACGATGACGAACAAATACAACTGGGAGTACGAGATCGACAGCCAGAGTTACGCGGACGACGAGTACGCGGAGGAGGAACCGGGATCGCCGGGGGTGTGGCGGCTTTATGTGACCGCGCAGGTCACCGACAAGGCGGGCAACGTCAGGACCAAAGACGATTACTATTTCCTTATCGATAACGACATGGACAAACCGAACGTGACCATCCTCTCGCCCCAGGAAGGGGCGAATATCGGGGGTTCCACCCTGGTAACGGGGACGGCCTTCGACGATGACAGCCTTTATGGGGTGTATATGAGTATCGACCTCGATAACGACGGCTTTTTTACCCATCAGTACGATTTGAACGGGGACCTGGATACCGGGTACCTGGACGGCACGATCGTCGATCTTCCCATCGGGAATACCGGCGACAGGTTCGAGGATGAAACGAAATGGTATCCGGTCGAAGACGGGATCATCACATGGAAACAGACACTCAACTCGGACGGCGAGCTCTATCATGTCACGGGCGGCCATAACGGCGATATAACGGTCAGGGTCGTCGCCGTGGATACAAAGGACGGGGGGATTTCTCCTTCGGTCAAGGGAAACGCCCGTGTGCTTTCCTTCCGTTTTGACGATACGATACCCGGTTTCGAGAGTTTAAACCATTCCTCCGGTTCGTATGTAAAAGGCGAGTTTCACCTCACCGGAAGGGTGACCGACGACACGAGGGTCGACAAGCTGGATATCAGCTATGACGGCGGACTCAGCTGGTCGTCGGTGGCCACCCCCTATCTCGCGACGTACGACTTCGATATCACGGTTGACACCGAAACAATCAACAGCGGCGAGTTCGACGATTCAAGCGGCATACTCTACCTCAGGCTGCGAGCGGAGGATAACACCGGTTTCAGGAAACTGCAGCTGATCGATTTTAATGTGGATAACAGTTATCCCGAAAATACGGCCTATACGGGGGCGTCAAGCGATATTCACGGTTCTAGTGTTTACGCACTCATGCAGGGAGAAGCGGAGGATTCCGGGGCGGTCAGCGGCATAAAGGAGATACATGTCTATTTTATTCGGGGCGGCTTGGTGTTCAATCCGAAGGTATACGACAGCTCGACCGCTATCGGGACCTTCGATTTCGGCGACGGAAACGGAAACGTTCCCTATACGAGTAACACAACCTACAAGATCGTGATCGACGACAAAAACGAGTTCGGAAACGATACGGGACCGAACGGGGACAACGACGGGTACCCGGAGTCACTCTCCCTTTCGGGTTCGACGATGAACTGGTGGGCGACATTTACATCGGCCAATATCCCGGACGGGGAAATCGACATTCATTATGTGATTTTCGATAACGCCCTGAATGGTACCCATTATTCATTTACCGGCTGTATCAAGAATTACAAGCCCCAGATCAATGGCATTACCGTGGGAAGCGACGTCGATTTCAGCAACACGGTCGACGGCGACGAGCAGAGTACCTATAACAACACGATCTATTCGTCCGGTAACAGATTCAAGGCGCGAAACAGGTTCTACCTTGAGATCGATGCCGAGGATACGGGAGGAACGATTCCAGGCATTGCCGATTATGAGTTTTTTCATGAAACAACCTCGCTTCAGAGCGGCTCGTCTCCCGTTCTCGATATTTCGCTTTCTTCATATTCGGATCAGGATACCTATTTTACCTGCATGATCACCGACAATGACGATATCGAAGTCACGACCATGACGGTCTGGGTCACATTCGACAAGGACGATGAGGAAGATCCGGTGATCGTTATCGACGATCTCGATACGGATGACGACGGGGACCCGTCGGAACACATCGTCGACGGGCATATCGAACTTCCCGGAAACAGCGTCTACGACAATTCTCCCCAGGATGCCGATGTCAGCGGTACCATTCTCATGACGGGGAGCGCGTCGGACAACCACAGGATCAGTACGATTTCCCTTACCCTTGACGGAACAGGTTCGGGTCTCGTTATCGCGGAATGGGTGGGAAACATGCTTCAACCGGCCGATCTCGATATCGACGGCTTCAGGGACGATGAGAATTTTAAGATCCTCACACAGTCGCTGACCGCTTCCGACGGGCATGAGATTACATGGTCGTACACATGGGATACCACTACGGTCACCAATGCCGCGGGTCCGGATATACGGGCCACATTCGCTGTAAACGATCCTTATGCGAACAGCAGTAATTCGTACTGTGATTACGATGTCGTTCCTTATATATCGAGCATCTCGAACGCCTCCGGATACGGGCTTTCGATCGATGTGCTCCGAAGTTCGACAGGCAAGTATTCGATCGATTACGACCTCAATTCGAATCCATCCAATTATTTTATCGTGTCCGGCTACAATCTTGGTGGACCGAATAATGTTAGAATATCCTCCGCGCCCATTACATCGCCTTCCGGGCTGGATATTACCGGAAACATCACAGGAACACCCACGCAGACGCAGCTGAGAATCCGGAAACAGATAACCCGGTCCGGGTACCTGACCGTATTCATCAACGGTGTCCCGACTCTCAATAACATGAACGCGGACACGGACAATAACCTCGAGTCCGAGGTCAATATGCCGAGGACGACGCAGTGGAAAGACGACCGGTATCTCCATGTGTGGGACACGACCGAAGTCATGAGCAGTGTGGGAAATCAGACCTTCTATTATCCGGACATGTACATGGCCGGAGATCAGCCGATATTCTCCTACTGCAATGACAATAACGGCTATACCTACATTACGACCGGCGATTCCGCTTCTACCTCTCTCGTCGGCAGGTGGTTCGAGCGGCAGACGGCGATCGCGCGGAACAGCGACAATACATACTACATCGTCTCATCGGAAGACGCCTTTTCCGGGAATGCTATCGGATATCTGCAGTTGAACTACAACAACAAACAGGGGGGTGCCAGGATCGATGATTCATACGCCGGCGTCAATGGCGTAATCGAACTGGCCGGGTCCGACTGGGACGGCACGGTAAACGGCGGATCCGGAGACAGCAGGCAGCTGAACCGCTTCAAATATCCGAACATCATCGTCGAAGGCACGGATTCGGCAACACAGGTCTATATCAGCTACTACGACTCACACCCCGCACGTGAACAGATCCAGTTCTTTTCTTTCCAGACAACGGGCGATACCTCGGACAACCTCAATGAACCGACCCGCGATTACCGGATTGCCTCCAATGGGAATCTCGCCATTCCTGGAACATCGGGCAACTCGAGCGCGTACACCGCGATGACAAAGATCGGCGGGGATATCGCGATCGCGTATTACGATCAGACCGCTTCAAATCTAAAAATTCGGTATTCGTCGAATCACACATCGGGCAACCTTTCCAATAGCGGCGCGACATGGACACAGCTTGTGGTCGATTCCACCCCGTTCTGCGGTTCGTATGTCTCTGTAACCAATGACGGAACTTATGTGTACCTTGCCTATTATGACGGAGGAAACGCGAATCTCAAGTTCGCGCGGATTACCTGGGCGACGAAAGCGGTCGCCGTCTACACGATCGACGCATATCTCGCTGTCGGTACGTGGACGGATATAACGGTTATCGACGGGATTGCTTTTCTCTCGTATTATTCGGATTCGTATAATGGAACAAAATATCCGTTACGGGTGGCCTATCCCACGACATCCATGGCCTCACTCGACCATGGCGTTCTCGGCGGCGGAACATCGGAAGCATATTCGGGAAATTGGGAAATTATGGCGATACCGGCTTTCACACCTCCGAAAGGCGGTATGGAACAATTCAACCATACCAATATCGATGAGTACACGAACAATGGACTGGATCTTCCCGTTGTCGGGTGGTTGAGTAATCATATTGAATATTCCAAACTCATGCCTAATAATTAA
- a CDS encoding response regulator, with product MNKLLIIESDEILRKTAATVLSEGGNKVEEASDGKEGFRLALEREYDLIICDTRPAKKDGYELVREIKKHPMKQIVPFVMITDKADIREIRSGLNIGVDHYIIKPFSAQDLLGAVNACLAKKAHIAGYYENKYKNMVMIEKKFFFNSLTRLPNQHLLLKNIEDMIPLLKEKLRFFIISFSIDGYDDICTIVNRQILQELLKQIVRKVQGYLYESEELYQCSDNDFIIVSYVHLLDNREVIDDEYFIGRTQAFIEMIKSPFQLAKYEMSLTTSVGTAFCDNIEAIDDVTTGMESARYAKRFVELSGGNDYAAYSQNVKKKLANILSPSLKKHFFIREIKRKDVDEAIEEDDGDVYECKVFFLYPHNIIQEKLIVEIVKNEYQAYIINDHKKLPSILAKYRSSVLFINLDAVLPEKKWEVYIRNLMTDKKTAGVRIGILTFYGTADMAKKYLLEARIQCGFIRLRTSYAQCKDIIIKALEAVEAKGKRKYIRIDCRGMPSVSVSLKISEQVHKGVLHDISSVGMACRFGKDLSEYLEGKKLLEDIQLHLKGKICSLKGEIVGKRYTIDREPVYIIMFGAYIESAVRDKIYQFIYESLQKEIDAELA from the coding sequence ATGAATAAACTGCTGATAATCGAATCAGATGAAATTCTCCGCAAAACGGCCGCCACCGTCCTTTCCGAAGGCGGCAATAAGGTCGAAGAGGCGTCCGACGGGAAAGAGGGATTCAGGCTGGCGTTGGAGAGGGAGTATGATCTCATTATCTGCGATACACGCCCGGCGAAAAAAGACGGATACGAACTCGTCAGGGAAATCAAGAAACACCCGATGAAACAGATTGTTCCTTTTGTCATGATAACGGATAAGGCGGATATCAGGGAAATACGAAGCGGTCTGAATATCGGTGTCGATCATTATATTATAAAACCCTTTTCCGCGCAGGATCTTCTCGGTGCGGTAAACGCGTGTCTTGCTAAAAAGGCGCATATCGCCGGATACTACGAAAACAAATACAAAAACATGGTGATGATCGAAAAAAAATTCTTTTTCAACAGCCTTACGCGTCTGCCGAACCAGCATCTTCTCCTGAAGAATATCGAGGACATGATTCCATTGCTAAAAGAGAAATTGAGATTTTTTATCATTTCTTTTTCGATCGACGGTTATGACGATATCTGTACCATCGTCAACCGCCAGATCCTCCAGGAACTTTTGAAACAGATCGTACGGAAGGTTCAGGGATATTTATATGAAAGCGAGGAATTGTACCAATGTTCCGATAATGATTTTATTATCGTTTCCTATGTGCATTTGCTGGATAACCGGGAAGTCATCGATGACGAGTATTTTATAGGCAGGACACAGGCGTTTATCGAAATGATCAAGTCCCCCTTCCAACTCGCGAAATACGAGATGAGTCTTACCACGAGTGTCGGAACGGCATTTTGCGATAATATAGAAGCGATCGATGATGTGACAACGGGCATGGAGTCGGCCAGATACGCGAAGCGCTTTGTGGAATTGAGCGGCGGTAACGATTATGCCGCTTATTCTCAGAATGTGAAAAAGAAACTCGCGAACATTCTCTCGCCTTCGTTGAAGAAGCATTTTTTTATCAGGGAGATTAAAAGGAAAGATGTCGATGAAGCGATTGAAGAAGACGACGGGGATGTTTACGAGTGCAAGGTATTTTTCCTCTACCCCCACAATATTATCCAGGAAAAACTCATTGTCGAAATCGTTAAAAACGAATACCAGGCTTATATCATCAACGATCACAAAAAACTTCCGTCGATTCTGGCAAAATACAGATCGTCGGTTCTTTTTATCAATCTCGACGCCGTTCTCCCGGAAAAGAAATGGGAAGTGTATATAAGAAATCTCATGACCGACAAAAAAACGGCCGGTGTCCGGATAGGGATACTCACCTTTTACGGGACGGCGGACATGGCAAAAAAGTATCTGCTGGAAGCGAGGATACAGTGCGGATTTATCCGGCTGCGGACGAGTTATGCTCAGTGCAAGGACATCATTATAAAGGCCCTGGAAGCCGTCGAGGCGAAAGGGAAGAGAAAATATATAAGGATCGACTGCAGGGGAATGCCGTCCGTCTCCGTCAGCCTCAAAATCTCGGAACAGGTACACAAAGGCGTCCTCCATGATATCAGTTCGGTGGGCATGGCGTGCCGTTTCGGAAAGGACCTCAGCGAATACCTCGAAGGGAAAAAGCTTCTCGAAGACATTCAGCTTCACCTGAAAGGGAAAATCTGTTCCCTTAAAGGGGAAATCGTGGGGAAACGGTATACGATAGACCGCGAACCCGTCTACATTATCATGTTCGGCGCCTATATCGAATCCGCCGTCAGGGACAAGATATACCAATTTATTTATGAATCCCTTCAAAAAGAAATCGACGCCGAACTTGCATGA
- a CDS encoding PilZ domain-containing protein, which yields MIRKKGYYRIFFILLLCLCFRVVAGTNLIRNGGFEEDYMGSVAMWSYDAFLETEDAVRFYINEADSHSGNRSLAIANILPNDSRAIQWVGVKPDTFYRLSCWIKIVEADADKTGANITVLGLKNTSRDLRDTGSHWEHVVVYGKTGPDQEELPVVVRLGFYGQLTTGIAYYDDIAIEETAEVPGEHVIDFSTGNYLQKTELTKKPGLYAVAVIVTAAIILLSGIIAFLFFKTDAPAKAIRFLKSRFFLKRYGGEKRRYIRKRRELDVAITRRIAGGYTKTVNLRTRDISLGGAFVKTDDLSLFRINGTVVIEIEYKNTVVLKCRAEVVRSEVVKNRFNRIVKKGFGIRFIDPSSENLKRLGSVLNV from the coding sequence ATGATACGTAAAAAAGGGTATTATCGGATATTTTTTATTTTACTCCTGTGTCTATGCTTCCGCGTCGTTGCCGGTACCAACCTCATACGCAACGGCGGCTTTGAAGAGGATTATATGGGGTCGGTCGCGATGTGGAGTTACGATGCGTTTCTGGAAACCGAAGACGCGGTCCGGTTTTATATCAATGAGGCCGACAGCCATTCCGGCAACAGAAGCCTCGCGATCGCCAATATTCTCCCGAATGATTCGAGGGCGATCCAATGGGTCGGGGTCAAACCGGATACCTTTTACCGGCTTTCCTGCTGGATAAAGATCGTCGAGGCGGACGCAGACAAGACGGGGGCGAATATTACGGTACTCGGTCTGAAAAACACTTCGAGGGACCTCAGGGATACAGGCTCGCACTGGGAACACGTTGTCGTGTACGGAAAAACCGGGCCGGATCAGGAGGAGCTTCCCGTGGTCGTACGGCTGGGTTTTTACGGCCAGCTAACAACGGGAATCGCCTATTACGATGACATAGCAATCGAGGAGACGGCGGAAGTTCCCGGCGAACATGTCATCGATTTTTCGACAGGCAACTACCTTCAGAAAACGGAACTGACGAAAAAGCCCGGCCTTTATGCTGTTGCCGTTATCGTCACGGCCGCGATCATTTTGTTATCCGGAATTATTGCTTTTCTTTTTTTCAAGACCGATGCACCTGCGAAAGCGATACGTTTTCTCAAATCGAGATTTTTCCTGAAAAGGTACGGCGGAGAAAAGCGGCGGTACATCAGAAAAAGGCGGGAACTCGATGTCGCGATAACCCGGCGAATCGCAGGCGGTTATACCAAAACGGTCAATCTTCGCACCCGCGATATTTCGCTGGGCGGCGCGTTTGTGAAAACGGACGATTTGTCGCTTTTCAGAATAAATGGAACGGTTGTGATTGAAATAGAATATAAAAATACCGTCGTGTTAAAATGCCGTGCGGAAGTCGTCAGGAGTGAAGTTGTGAAGAACAGGTTCAACAGAATCGTAAAAAAAGGCTTTGGGATACGGTTTATCGATCCTTCCTCGGAGAACCTCAAGCGTTTGGGTTCGGTCCTGAACGTATAA
- a CDS encoding ABC transporter substrate-binding protein, with protein MKAGNIIMLLLAWTVLVCSCETKRKDETVIHETLDDEFSASDSNNFVILNYTADVLALSQVHANDPDIGTFSSIIYDSLCYVDADGNLRPGLAVSWKQIDEKIYQFKLRQGVRFHNGQPFDAYDVKHTFDTHLDPAVQSATALIWNTRHLVHIKEVAVVDRYTVNFVLYEVSGIVYNMMHMFSAVIPKDYPVEKLKEHPVGTGPYKFLKWDKGQRIVLTKNADYWNPSLPKIENLVFRIMPVDRWLETIIGGGADFIMHLPGKYSKKIEADVNTDLMERPVLSSIWISLKNKGPLRDVRVRRALNYAVNMERIIRYAEYGKGVELASIGRPGEFGFNENLKPYGYDPEKARKLLNGAGYGEGFTLKVFATDITETVIRMVNEDLADINVNLDIDIVTQLEYNQRAPYMARILGTEPTTMYDVTVFIVDNPVIDMLFNCDTLLLSSLSHINHTPYNYPEYENMHNWANVSDPREHERRLKRLDEFIHNNAYFIFTYQRILTSAVRKNVHIKKLNLSGHLEFSMLTETTKD; from the coding sequence ATGAAGGCTGGAAACATAATAATGCTTCTTCTGGCCTGGACCGTACTTGTATGTTCGTGCGAGACAAAAAGAAAAGATGAAACGGTAATCCATGAAACCCTCGACGACGAGTTTTCCGCATCGGACAGCAATAACTTTGTCATATTAAACTATACCGCTGATGTTCTGGCTCTGAGCCAGGTTCACGCGAATGATCCGGATATCGGTACCTTTTCCAGCATCATATACGATTCCCTTTGCTATGTCGATGCGGATGGAAATCTCAGGCCGGGGCTGGCCGTTTCCTGGAAACAGATCGATGAAAAAATCTACCAGTTCAAACTCCGGCAGGGGGTGAGGTTTCATAACGGACAGCCTTTCGATGCGTATGACGTCAAACATACATTCGACACGCATCTTGACCCGGCCGTTCAATCGGCAACCGCCCTTATCTGGAATACACGCCATCTTGTTCATATCAAGGAGGTTGCGGTCGTAGACAGGTATACGGTGAATTTCGTCCTGTATGAAGTCTCGGGCATCGTCTATAATATGATGCATATGTTCAGTGCCGTGATCCCGAAAGATTATCCTGTGGAGAAACTGAAAGAGCATCCTGTCGGAACAGGGCCGTATAAATTCCTGAAGTGGGATAAAGGACAGCGGATCGTGTTGACGAAAAACGCTGATTACTGGAATCCGTCTCTTCCGAAAATCGAAAACCTCGTGTTCAGAATTATGCCGGTCGACAGATGGCTTGAAACCATTATCGGCGGCGGGGCTGATTTCATTATGCATCTGCCGGGTAAATACAGTAAAAAGATCGAGGCCGATGTCAATACCGATCTTATGGAAAGACCGGTACTCTCTTCCATATGGATATCCCTTAAAAACAAGGGACCGTTAAGAGACGTAAGGGTGAGAAGGGCGCTCAATTATGCCGTGAATATGGAACGGATTATCCGTTATGCGGAATACGGGAAGGGTGTCGAACTGGCGTCGATCGGGAGGCCGGGTGAGTTCGGGTTTAACGAGAACCTCAAACCCTATGGATACGATCCTGAAAAGGCCCGGAAGCTATTGAACGGCGCCGGTTACGGGGAGGGGTTTACGCTGAAAGTATTTGCCACCGATATCACCGAGACGGTAATCAGGATGGTAAATGAAGACCTTGCCGATATTAATGTCAATCTGGATATTGATATTGTCACACAGTTGGAATACAATCAGCGGGCACCTTACATGGCCAGGATTTTGGGAACAGAACCGACAACAATGTACGATGTCACGGTTTTTATCGTCGATAATCCCGTTATCGATATGTTGTTCAATTGCGATACGCTGCTTTTAAGCAGCCTCTCGCATATCAATCATACACCATATAATTATCCGGAGTACGAAAATATGCACAACTGGGCCAATGTTTCCGATCCCCGCGAACACGAAAGACGGCTTAAACGACTGGACGAGTTCATTCACAATAATGCCTATTTTATCTTTACCTATCAGCGGATATTGACCAGCGCGGTAAGAAAAAATGTTCATATCAAAAAACTAAATCTCAGCGGTCATCTCGAGTTTTCAATGCTTACGGAAACGACCAAGGATTAA